DNA from Prevotella melaninogenica:
CGTGTTCACGACGTTCGTCCTGCTGTTGAAGCGGTGAAAATCGTTGAAGCAATGCGCCAAAATGCTGAGCAATAAGCGTTATTTAACATATTAATTATCAACCAATAGATAACCCACACCTCACCCAATATTAGCATACCGACTCAACCTATTGTCAGAAGTTGCGATTGCGAAACTGGGAGTTGCTCTACTTTTATGTTTTTCCCATTTGGAATAAAAGATGTAATCGACATCGTGCTGGTAGCACTGATGCTCTACTATATTTACCGATTGATGAAGGAGTCACGCTCGCTGAATATCTTTATCGGTATTATGGTATTCGTTATCGTATGGCTCATAGTGAGTCAAGTGTTGGAGATGCGCCTCTTAGGTAGTATCATGGACAAACTTGTTTCGGTGGGAGTCATCGGTCTGATTGTCCTCTTCCAAGAAGATATACGCCACTTCCTTTATAGCCTTGGTGCACACAGAAAGATAAACAACATTATGAAGTTGTTCACCAAGAAAGGAAGCAAAGAAGAAGTTGACAAGGAAACAATTATGCCTATCGTTATGGCTTGTATGAGTATGAGCCGTGGAAAGGTCGGTGCACTGATTGTTATTGAGCGTGGTGTAAAGTTAGAAGATATCGTTGAGACGGGCGACTTGATCGATGCTCGTATTGATCAACGACTCATTGAAAACATCTTCTTTAAGAATTCTCCACTCCATGATGGCGCAATGGTAATCTCAAAACGTCGTATCAAGGCTGCAGGTTGTATTCTTCCAGTGAGCCACAAGCAAGATATTCCAAAGGAACTTGGTTTGCGACACCGTGCTGCAATGGGTATCTCTCAAGACTCTGATGCCTTGGCTGTCATCGTATCAGAGGAAACAGGCCGTATCAGTGTTGCCCTACGTGGCGAGTTCCAACTCCGCCTTTCTGCCGAACAATTGGAAAGTATCTTGACGAAAGAGATGGGGAATGGGTGATAGGTGATAGGTGATGAATGTTAGGTGTTGAGGAATACTATGATTAGGTGATGGATGTTGGGTGTTAGGTGTTGATGAATACTTATAAAGGGTATATGATTTAGGTGTTAATGTATAGTCATAAGCTTGCTATTCATTAACACCCAATTTATTTACCTACATGTTCCCTCAGATGCGCCAAACTTTAACATATCATCAACACCTAACATTCAACACCTAACACCCTTTTAACCAACATGTTCCCCCAGATGCGCCAAACTTTAACACATCATTAACAACTAACACTTAACACCCAACACCCATTTAACAAACATGTTCCCTCAGATGCGCCAAACTTTAACACATCATCAACACCTAACACTTAACAACCAACACCTAACACCTAATTCAGCATTAAATTCATCTCAAGGTTATCATCCTTAAAGATGTAATCAGCTAATTCAGTGATTGTTAATGAACGGGTATCAGGCAAAGGATGATTGGTTCTGACTACGTGTCCATACTTGATTTCGAAGTAGATATTATTCATTGGGATATCCGAATCATTGTACACTCGGATGTTTTCCGTATGCTCTGGATGGCGCTTTGCATAAAGTTGCAACGCCTTTTCAGCATTGATAATACGTATCATTCCTGGGATATCCTTCGTTTCTACGCAAGCATCTGGCTCAATAGACTGTGATATACGATAATCTTCCTTGATAATTTCAAAACCTTCTTCGTCATGTAAAAGTACACAATCCTTTGCACGTTGCCAGCTATCGAAGGTTGAAAAGTCCATGTTGTCAACATCAGCAGGAGGCGGTGTACAAGTAATGTTACGTGTATAACCACAACGACTATACCAATCGTAAAGCCATTCTTCAGCAGGTATCAACAATGCAAAAACCACATCCTTATGATAAAGACGGAAGTGAGCCTGCGACATTAGGTTATTACCCATATTTTGTTTGCGGAACTCTTCTCGTACACTCACACCACTAATATAAGCCGTATGCACCTCTTCATTATAATATTTCATTGTATAAGGGAGGGCCTGAAGGGCAGCTACTGTATGTTGTTCGACCTGACAGATAATATTATATTCAGGTTTAAAGACACGTGAGAAATAGAGTTGAATAAAGGGTTCTGCGTCATGGAAGGTGTCACGCCACAAAGCGATGGTCTCCTCTTTAATCTGTTCTTGTGTTTCCTCCTGCGCCAAAGGATATTTCTCCATGACAACACTCTTTTCTAAAAGAATGTCTGGTTTATAGGAAAGTTTCGCATAACGGAGTCCTTCTAAACCAAGGTCTTCCTCACGATTCATATATTCATACTGCTCTGGAAGATGCTGTGCAAACTCCTGGTTGATAATAGAAAACGCTCCTTCGTATGCAGTATCAGCCTTTTCCACACAAACATCGAACACCTTATCCGTGATAGGACAGCCGAAAGTAAAGGCGATCAGCTTCCCATCAACCCATATCGTACCACCAATGGCACCAATCTCATCCCACAAATCGAAGACACGTGTCATAGAACGAAGTTCTTCAGAAAGTTCTTCCGTATCTTCATTATCCTCCTTTGTGACAGCCCTCCAGTTCTCTTCTACAGCGATACACTCGGGTATCATCTCCTTTGTAAGCGGACGATACTCATAGTTAGGATAGCTCTTACGGAACTTATTACAATGATTTCGTTTGCCTTGAAGTTTCTTACCAGACAATGTTGCCAACTTTTCACGGGTGTAGATGTAATCAAAATGGTCGCGATCGGACTTAACAAAGAAAGTATCAGGGAAAGTTTCCTCCAAAACACTAACCATATAAGAACAAACACCCA
Protein-coding regions in this window:
- the cdaA gene encoding diadenylate cyclase CdaA; this encodes MFFPFGIKDVIDIVLVALMLYYIYRLMKESRSLNIFIGIMVFVIVWLIVSQVLEMRLLGSIMDKLVSVGVIGLIVLFQEDIRHFLYSLGAHRKINNIMKLFTKKGSKEEVDKETIMPIVMACMSMSRGKVGALIVIERGVKLEDIVETGDLIDARIDQRLIENIFFKNSPLHDGAMVISKRRIKAAGCILPVSHKQDIPKELGLRHRAAMGISQDSDALAVIVSEETGRISVALRGEFQLRLSAEQLESILTKEMGNG
- a CDS encoding GNAT family N-acetyltransferase; the protein is MIKFHDVKTTDRELIQSYTLCGDRMNCDLSFANIISWRFLYNTQIAEVDGFLVFRFYTGHHLAYMAPVWKCKWDEAMRERFAAVIRQMRDDAITLGHPFLLLGVCSYMVSVLEETFPDTFFVKSDRDHFDYIYTREKLATLSGKKLQGKRNHCNKFRKSYPNYEYRPLTKEMIPECIAVEENWRAVTKEDNEDTEELSEELRSMTRVFDLWDEIGAIGGTIWVDGKLIAFTFGCPITDKVFDVCVEKADTAYEGAFSIINQEFAQHLPEQYEYMNREEDLGLEGLRYAKLSYKPDILLEKSVVMEKYPLAQEETQEQIKEETIALWRDTFHDAEPFIQLYFSRVFKPEYNIICQVEQHTVAALQALPYTMKYYNEEVHTAYISGVSVREEFRKQNMGNNLMSQAHFRLYHKDVVFALLIPAEEWLYDWYSRCGYTRNITCTPPPADVDNMDFSTFDSWQRAKDCVLLHDEEGFEIIKEDYRISQSIEPDACVETKDIPGMIRIINAEKALQLYAKRHPEHTENIRVYNDSDIPMNNIYFEIKYGHVVRTNHPLPDTRSLTITELADYIFKDDNLEMNLMLN